The sequence below is a genomic window from Manis pentadactyla isolate mManPen7 chromosome 17, mManPen7.hap1, whole genome shotgun sequence.
GAAAATACCCTGTTCAAGCACAAAAGGATTTCTTGCTAAAGTGAGCTTAAGATTCTCAAGGCTGCATATTGCAGTTTGTATGAGCAAAGGTAAGCTCTGTCCAGGTAAACCTCGCTCTCCCCACATCCTGCCCCACCTGCCCTCACCTGAGGACACAGCAGCTGCAGGATTTCAGGAGGCTCCTCAGGTCCTCAGGGCCTCAGGTAGCTCTGCACCAGTGAGAGTGCTGCCGGCCTGGAGCTCCCAGCAGCTGTCCTGTAATCTCTTGAGGCCCAGCCTGTCTCTGATAGCAGGCTACAGCAGAGTATCAGGTGCCTCGTGCTTGTTGGCCAGCACCAAGAGAGGGACGCTGGCCATGTTGGGTTTGGGCAGGACTTCTGTGAGCTCAGACACTGCCTTGGGCAAGTGAGTTCTGTCTGTCCTATCCAGCACGTACACAAGAATTTCTGCACCTTCCAGGTAGTCCTTCCAGCTGGCCCTGAGCTGGGTCTGTTCCCCGACATCCCAGAGAGTCAGAGACACATGCCCCAGGGCTTCGAGAGGTTCCACATTGAAACCAATAGCGGGCAGGGTCTTCACCAGCTGGTGGCCCTTCCATCTGTACAGGAGCATTGTCTTGCCGGCTGAGTTGAGGCCCATCACCACCACCTGGGCTTCTGCCTTGTGAACTCGGGAATTCACAGAATCCATGGCAGCCTCTGCTAAGCCCTAGGGGTGAAGGCCATTCTCTTCTGAAGGAACACAAATCCATGCAGGCACATGGACGAAGAGCTTCTACTCCAAAAATGGGAAGTGTCTTTACAGTGTCAGGTTTCAAACATGGGTCTGCCTTCTGAAAGGGCCAGGAAGTAAGGCTGTGTGAGTCACCATCAGCTGACCTATGGGGAGTGGGGGGGCTGCTTCAGAGAAGGGATAGAGTCCCCTGGAAAACCCAG
It includes:
- the ARL11 gene encoding ADP-ribosylation factor-like protein 11, which codes for MDSVNSRVHKAEAQVVVMGLNSAGKTMLLYRWKGHQLVKTLPAIGFNVEPLEALGHVSLTLWDVGEQTQLRASWKDYLEGAEILVYVLDRTDRTHLPKAVSELTEVLPKPNMASVPLLVLANKHEAPDTLL